The following proteins are encoded in a genomic region of Galbibacter sp. BG1:
- a CDS encoding 16S rRNA (uracil(1498)-N(3))-methyltransferase, protein MQLFYAPDLDSKTKEFSFDKEESRHIGKVLRKKEGDTLYITNGKGWLFEAEIINADIKNCIVSIQKSQLKHKKNYRLHMAVAPTKMNDRFEWFLEKATEIGIDEITPIICEHSERKKIKPERYEKILQAAMKQSLSCYLPQLNEAINLSDFINREHEGQLFIAHCEDQEKFNLKRKIMADNEVVILIGPEGDFSLEEINSARENGYIPVNLSDNRLRTETAAIVACHIVALMNT, encoded by the coding sequence ATGCAGTTATTTTATGCTCCAGATTTGGACAGCAAAACCAAAGAATTCAGCTTTGATAAAGAAGAAAGTAGGCATATTGGCAAAGTTCTTCGGAAAAAAGAAGGCGATACACTTTACATAACCAATGGTAAAGGGTGGTTGTTTGAAGCTGAAATCATTAACGCTGATATTAAAAATTGCATTGTCTCCATACAGAAGTCGCAACTAAAGCACAAAAAAAACTACAGATTGCACATGGCAGTTGCCCCGACCAAAATGAATGATCGCTTTGAGTGGTTTTTAGAGAAAGCAACAGAGATAGGTATAGACGAAATTACGCCGATAATTTGCGAGCACTCTGAAAGAAAAAAGATAAAACCCGAACGCTACGAAAAAATTTTACAGGCTGCCATGAAACAATCCCTTTCATGCTACCTGCCACAATTAAATGAAGCCATCAATTTAAGTGATTTTATTAATAGAGAGCATGAAGGCCAACTATTCATTGCGCATTGTGAGGATCAAGAAAAATTTAATCTCAAGCGCAAAATAATGGCCGACAATGAGGTTGTTATACTCATTGGCCCCGAAGGTGACTTTTCTTTGGAAGAAATTAATAGTGCCCGGGAAAACGGCTATATACCTGTAAATTTAAGCGATAACCGTCTTCGCACAGAGACTGCTGCCATTGTGGCTTGCCATATTGTGGCTTTAATGAATACTTAA
- a CDS encoding pyridoxamine 5'-phosphate oxidase family protein, translated as MGKKLLKITSKLQDFIKDQKIFFVGTAAAEGRINVSPKGTDSFCIIDENKIVWLNLTGSGNETAAHLLKNDRMTIMFCAFEGNPLILRLYGNATIYHTRDKEFKNYATLFEENAGARQIIEMKVDLVQTSCGFGVPFMDYKEERSTLITWAEEKGKDGIEAYWEAKNTQSIDGFETKIMEG; from the coding sequence ATGGGAAAGAAATTATTAAAGATAACATCTAAATTACAGGATTTTATCAAAGATCAAAAAATCTTCTTCGTGGGTACGGCTGCTGCTGAAGGTCGCATTAATGTATCTCCTAAAGGAACCGATTCTTTTTGCATAATAGATGAAAACAAAATTGTTTGGCTGAATTTAACCGGTAGTGGAAATGAAACCGCAGCCCATTTGTTGAAAAACGACCGAATGACCATTATGTTCTGTGCTTTTGAGGGGAATCCACTTATTTTACGGCTATACGGAAATGCCACCATTTATCACACTAGGGATAAAGAATTTAAAAACTACGCCACATTATTTGAAGAAAATGCCGGCGCAAGACAAATTATAGAGATGAAGGTTGATTTGGTGCAAACTTCATGCGGTTTTGGAGTTCCTTTTATGGATTATAAAGAAGAGCGTTCTACGCTAATCACCTGGGCGGAAGAAAAGGGGAAAGATGGTATTGAAGCCTATTGGGAGGCCAAAAACACCCAAAGTATCGATGGTTTTGAAACTAAAATTATGGAGGGTTAA
- a CDS encoding M15 family metallopeptidase, whose protein sequence is MRFFFGLLLIFIIACKQETKTREKTESENIAKSKDTLVSQEKIDSVKNTGVKKKEVVPLDEIKDTTFVRLADYSDDFVYEMKYATEDNFLKAQVYDCGECYVRAVTARGLLEANAAFMKDGYRIKFFDCYRPHDVQKKMWKIVPNPTYVADPAKGSIHNKGGAVDITLTTLEGKELDMGTPFDFFGRKARHAYLDLPQEVLENRKLLKTTMESFGFGAITSEWWHYNYKPTLNYKVANFTWECD, encoded by the coding sequence ATGAGATTTTTTTTCGGATTACTACTGATATTTATTATTGCTTGTAAACAAGAAACCAAAACAAGAGAAAAAACGGAAAGTGAGAATATTGCAAAGTCGAAAGATACGCTGGTTTCTCAAGAAAAGATTGATTCCGTTAAAAACACTGGAGTTAAAAAAAAGGAAGTCGTTCCTTTAGATGAAATCAAAGATACTACTTTTGTTCGTCTAGCTGATTACAGTGATGATTTTGTATATGAAATGAAATATGCCACAGAGGATAATTTTTTAAAGGCCCAAGTTTACGATTGTGGGGAGTGTTATGTAAGGGCGGTAACGGCAAGAGGTCTTTTAGAGGCAAATGCCGCTTTCATGAAGGATGGATACCGAATTAAGTTTTTCGATTGTTACCGGCCTCACGACGTACAAAAGAAAATGTGGAAAATCGTTCCAAACCCTACCTATGTTGCCGATCCCGCTAAAGGGTCTATACACAATAAAGGAGGGGCAGTAGACATTACATTAACCACTTTAGAGGGAAAAGAACTCGATATGGGAACTCCTTTTGACTTCTTCGGAAGGAAGGCAAGGCATGCTTATTTAGATTTACCGCAAGAAGTGTTGGAAAATAGAAAATTACTAAAAACAACAATGGAATCCTTTGGGTTTGGTGCGATTACCTCCGAATGGTGGCATTACAATTACAAACCGACCCTGAATTATAAAGTAGCCAATTTTACTTGGGAATGCGATTAA
- a CDS encoding amidohydrolase, with the protein MRNLILLGIIAGLFSCQQKEQADLIITNANVYTVDSSMSKASAFVIKDEKFIAVGTSEEITERYEAKTTLDLEGKSVYPGFIDAHCHFYGLGLQEQNVDLVGTKSYEEVLKRVRDFQQENNTDFIIGRGWDQNDWEEKEFPTKKELDSLYPDTPVVLTRIDGHAYLVNQKALDLAKIDGETEVDGGEIVKVDGVITGVLIDNPMGLVDKVFPEITTEVATEAMQDAQKICFDYGLTTVNDAGLNKETILLIDSLQRMGALDMRIYAMVSNNPADVDYFLDRGVLKTDKLDVRSVKAYADGALGSRGAVLKQPYSDKHNHYGAMVTPVDKIHELAERLAATDYQLNTHAIGDSANVVVLKAYEKVLNGKTDKRWKVEHAQIVDIKDFDYFSNNIIPSVQPTHATSDMYWAEDRVGEARIQGAYAYKTLLDKAGLIALGTDFPVEQVSPFLTFYAAVTRKDTEGYPEGGFQKKDALSREEALKGMTIWAAYSNFEEKEKGSIEAGKWADFIVLDKDIMTVPENEIPNLKVEKTFLGGKQVK; encoded by the coding sequence ATGAGAAATCTAATTTTACTAGGAATAATTGCAGGATTGTTTTCCTGTCAGCAAAAAGAACAGGCAGATTTAATTATTACAAATGCAAATGTTTATACAGTAGACTCATCGATGTCTAAGGCTTCGGCATTTGTAATAAAGGATGAAAAATTTATTGCTGTGGGAACTTCAGAAGAGATAACCGAGAGATATGAAGCTAAAACGACTTTAGATTTAGAAGGGAAATCGGTTTACCCTGGGTTTATCGATGCACATTGCCATTTTTATGGTTTAGGTTTACAGGAACAAAACGTAGATTTGGTAGGCACAAAAAGCTATGAGGAAGTTTTGAAAAGAGTTCGGGATTTTCAACAAGAAAATAATACCGATTTTATAATTGGAAGAGGATGGGACCAAAACGATTGGGAAGAAAAAGAATTTCCAACCAAAAAGGAATTGGACTCCCTTTATCCAGATACACCTGTGGTGCTTACAAGAATCGATGGTCATGCCTATTTGGTTAATCAAAAAGCATTGGATTTGGCAAAAATTGATGGTGAAACCGAAGTAGACGGAGGTGAAATAGTAAAAGTTGATGGAGTGATCACCGGAGTTTTAATAGACAACCCTATGGGGCTGGTAGATAAAGTATTTCCTGAAATAACAACAGAAGTGGCTACGGAAGCCATGCAGGATGCCCAAAAGATATGTTTCGATTATGGATTGACTACCGTAAACGATGCTGGTCTAAACAAGGAAACAATTTTATTGATAGATAGCCTTCAAAGAATGGGTGCGCTAGATATGAGGATTTATGCGATGGTGAGTAATAACCCTGCAGATGTAGATTATTTCTTAGATCGAGGTGTTTTAAAAACTGATAAGTTGGATGTGCGCTCTGTAAAGGCATATGCCGATGGAGCGCTGGGTTCCCGTGGTGCTGTTCTAAAACAACCATATTCTGATAAGCATAACCATTATGGTGCTATGGTAACGCCGGTAGACAAAATACACGAGCTGGCTGAAAGACTTGCCGCAACCGATTATCAATTAAACACACACGCAATTGGCGATTCTGCAAATGTGGTGGTATTGAAGGCTTATGAAAAAGTACTGAATGGGAAAACAGATAAGCGATGGAAAGTAGAACATGCGCAGATTGTAGATATAAAAGATTTCGATTATTTCTCTAACAATATAATTCCGTCAGTTCAGCCAACCCATGCCACAAGCGATATGTACTGGGCAGAAGATAGGGTTGGTGAAGCTCGTATACAAGGGGCTTACGCCTATAAAACCTTGTTGGATAAAGCTGGGCTTATTGCCCTGGGAACCGATTTTCCAGTAGAACAAGTGTCTCCATTTTTAACCTTTTATGCCGCTGTGACTAGAAAGGATACGGAAGGATATCCAGAAGGCGGGTTTCAGAAAAAAGATGCTTTAAGTAGGGAAGAGGCGCTAAAGGGAATGACTATTTGGGCAGCTTATTCCAATTTTGAGGAGAAAGAAAAAGGAAGTATTGAAGCGGGAAAATGGGCCGATTTTATCGTTTTGGATAAAGATATCATGACCGTTCCCGAAAATGAAATTCCTAATTTAAAAGTTGAAAAAACATTCTTGGGCGGTAAACAAGTGAAATAA
- the tsaD gene encoding tRNA (adenosine(37)-N6)-threonylcarbamoyltransferase complex transferase subunit TsaD gives MNTQDVYILAIESSCDDTSAAVLHNDKVLSNVVANQKIHEEYGGVVPELASRAHQQNIVPVVHQALSRANIDKKQLSAIAFTRGPGLMGSLLVGTSFAKSLAIGLDIPLIEVNHMQAHILAHFIKEPNTPIPTFPFLAMTISGGHTQIVKVNSHFDMEVIGETIDDAVGEAFDKSAKILGLPYPGGPLVDKYAQQGNPKAFSFPKPKVDGLNFSFSGFKTAVLYFIQKETEGNPNFIEENLYDICASIQQGIINILVDKLKKATKQTGIKKIAIGGGVSANSGIRQTLKDGEKRYGWETFVPKFEYTTDNAAMIGIVGYYKFLNNDFTNEKVSVKARFAL, from the coding sequence ATGAATACCCAAGATGTTTACATACTAGCCATAGAATCTTCTTGCGATGATACTTCGGCCGCTGTACTTCACAACGACAAAGTATTGAGCAATGTTGTGGCCAACCAAAAAATTCATGAAGAATATGGTGGCGTGGTGCCCGAGCTTGCTTCTAGAGCGCATCAACAAAATATTGTCCCGGTAGTACATCAAGCATTAAGCAGGGCAAATATCGACAAAAAACAATTATCTGCCATAGCTTTTACACGCGGACCTGGCTTAATGGGTTCTTTACTTGTGGGTACCTCTTTTGCAAAATCCCTTGCCATAGGCTTAGACATTCCTTTAATAGAGGTAAACCATATGCAGGCTCATATTTTGGCACATTTTATTAAAGAACCCAATACGCCCATTCCTACTTTTCCGTTTTTAGCGATGACCATTAGTGGTGGCCATACCCAGATTGTAAAAGTAAACAGCCATTTCGATATGGAAGTTATTGGGGAGACTATCGATGATGCCGTGGGAGAAGCCTTCGATAAATCAGCTAAAATTTTAGGACTTCCTTACCCTGGAGGCCCACTCGTAGATAAATATGCACAGCAAGGAAACCCTAAAGCCTTCTCATTTCCTAAACCGAAAGTAGACGGACTCAATTTTAGTTTTAGCGGTTTTAAAACAGCTGTACTTTACTTTATTCAGAAAGAAACTGAGGGAAATCCAAATTTCATTGAAGAAAACCTTTATGACATTTGTGCCTCCATCCAACAAGGAATTATCAATATTTTAGTTGATAAACTTAAAAAAGCAACCAAACAAACCGGTATTAAAAAAATAGCCATTGGTGGCGGAGTTTCGGCTAATTCTGGCATACGGCAAACTTTAAAAGATGGAGAAAAACGGTATGGTTGGGAAACTTTTGTTCCCAAATTTGAATATACCACAGATAATGCTGCAATGATTGGGATAGTGGGGTATTATAAATTTTTAAATAATGATTTCACCAACGAAAAGGTTTCTGTTAAAGCTAGGTTTGCTTTGTAA
- a CDS encoding serine hydrolase domain-containing protein, with translation MRILPNIFLILLSSFVFSQSSASSSIVLKNSENLFPIQNLVDNRIAHVQLNKEDNLGIEPFVETLNKYTSVDNIENLKQEKVVSVLAGYNIVIFSISYTNIDWKLLYKITKLLPQVKTIGVSFVQFDNFQQNNFLFNADALIQFSDFKKSTQVKAASLIFGGGESTGVLKADIGTRYKKDDGIIMVNRIRLGYGLASDVGLDSVYINNKVDSIMTKGIEEKAFPGAQLLVAKSGTVIYHKSFGFHTFDSIVQVDNNDLYDLASVTKITGPLPVLMQMVDNGKLDLDTPFSNYWKPWKHKRNKKDLTLREILAHQAGLEPYYIFLQEIMKEGEFKRRYVRKEPSKKFSLEIYDGLYLNKNFIKKVYRIINRTEVSAEKKYKYSGLSFLISPELIKQLTGVPYENYVRDSIYKPLGANTLMFNPSGKYPDSLIVPTELDSVYRKAYIKGWVHDENASLLGGVSGNAGLFGTANDLAKLIKMYQNMGVYGGKKYISEATLIEFTRVQYPENGNKRGLGFDKPLLNNSELDIAHASPAPEVSAKSFGHAGFTGTYVWADPENDLLFIFLSNRVYPTREHRNLYSLNIRPSLQQVFYKAENIITN, from the coding sequence ATGCGTATTTTACCCAATATCTTTCTTATACTACTATCTTCATTTGTATTTTCTCAGTCTTCAGCTAGTAGTTCTATAGTTTTAAAAAATTCTGAAAATCTATTTCCTATTCAAAACTTGGTAGACAACAGGATAGCACACGTTCAGTTGAACAAAGAAGATAATCTAGGTATTGAACCTTTCGTTGAGACTCTTAACAAATACACTTCCGTAGATAATATTGAAAATTTAAAACAAGAAAAAGTCGTTTCTGTTTTAGCGGGATACAACATTGTTATTTTTTCCATTTCATACACCAATATAGATTGGAAATTACTTTATAAAATCACCAAACTATTGCCTCAAGTAAAAACTATTGGGGTCTCCTTTGTGCAGTTTGATAACTTTCAACAGAATAATTTTCTCTTTAATGCCGATGCACTGATTCAATTTTCTGATTTTAAAAAAAGTACTCAGGTTAAGGCGGCGTCATTGATTTTTGGAGGTGGGGAATCAACCGGAGTGCTCAAAGCGGATATCGGGACACGCTATAAGAAGGATGATGGTATTATTATGGTTAATAGGATAAGGTTGGGTTATGGCCTCGCGAGCGATGTTGGTTTGGATAGTGTTTATATAAATAATAAGGTCGATTCCATTATGACGAAAGGGATTGAAGAAAAGGCATTTCCCGGAGCACAATTGCTGGTGGCTAAAAGTGGAACTGTAATTTATCATAAATCTTTTGGATTCCATACTTTCGATAGTATAGTGCAAGTTGATAACAATGATCTTTACGACTTGGCTTCAGTTACAAAAATCACAGGCCCTTTACCAGTTTTGATGCAAATGGTGGATAATGGAAAATTGGATTTAGACACACCTTTCAGCAATTATTGGAAACCTTGGAAGCATAAAAGGAACAAAAAAGATCTTACCTTACGGGAAATTTTGGCACACCAAGCTGGATTGGAGCCGTATTATATTTTTCTTCAAGAAATTATGAAGGAAGGTGAATTTAAAAGAAGATATGTGCGCAAGGAACCCAGTAAAAAGTTCTCCTTAGAAATTTATGACGGACTATATCTCAATAAAAATTTTATCAAAAAAGTTTATAGAATAATTAATAGAACCGAAGTTTCGGCAGAAAAGAAATATAAATATTCTGGATTGAGCTTTCTTATTTCCCCGGAACTAATAAAACAGTTAACAGGAGTACCTTATGAAAATTATGTGCGTGATAGCATCTATAAACCTCTTGGTGCCAATACTCTAATGTTTAATCCATCCGGAAAATATCCAGATAGTTTAATAGTGCCTACAGAACTAGATTCTGTGTATCGAAAAGCCTATATTAAAGGTTGGGTTCATGACGAAAACGCCAGTTTACTAGGCGGTGTTTCTGGAAATGCTGGTCTTTTCGGAACAGCCAATGACCTGGCCAAACTCATTAAAATGTATCAGAACATGGGTGTTTATGGAGGGAAAAAGTATATTTCTGAAGCAACTTTAATAGAATTTACCAGGGTTCAATATCCAGAAAATGGGAATAAACGTGGACTTGGGTTTGACAAACCTCTGCTTAATAATTCAGAATTGGATATTGCTCATGCTTCCCCAGCTCCAGAAGTGAGTGCAAAAAGTTTTGGCCATGCTGGTTTTACGGGAACTTATGTATGGGCAGACCCAGAAAATGATTTATTGTTTATATTTTTATCGAATAGGGTATATCCAACAAGAGAACACAGAAATTTATATAGCTTAAATATAAGACCTTCCTTGCAACAGGTTTTTTATAAAGCAGAAAATATAATAACTAATTAA
- a CDS encoding translocation/assembly module TamB domain-containing protein, with product MVLILLLVLSSIFLSLPFVQTSIAKRATNYLNETFNTHIFIDEVHFLPLFGDVSLKGIYIEDYKQDTLAYINRLNTSLLSLRNVVKGDLEFGEIRADELLLNLKIHKGEDNTNLNVFVDKLDKGEGDPNNPFLMTSSHISVNKSEFRLIDENKETPLIVGLEELHIEADYFKIFGPKVDVGIDQLDFTTKKGVIVNRLQTEFSYTKTEMRLDTLSIETPESLIKGDIVFNYEVEDFKDFLNKVKVSGNFTESTVALDEINLYFNEFGKGRKVELSSSFEGVLNELKTNNLKMDSQYTAIDGDFVFNNLFEKAKPFSIDAHLRNVSSNYYQLTNLLPGILGNALPSSFNKLGQLSVFGDMRITEQSIYAKVNLISDIGKGFSDLTLTNIDNIDNANYKGFLSLQDFDMGIFLEDESLGETSLDLNVDGQSFKQETLNTEIIGEIFSVNYNGYEYKNLNVSGILKDQLFDGSVTSRDKNFDVAFKGLADLSGDTNEFKFVASVNHIDLNRLNFVERDSISVFKGNITADMTGNSIYDLVGEVSFNKTNYTNQNDSYYFDDFNVTSEFKAEERIITVNSPDIITGSLRGNYLVKELPKLIKNSVGSIYTNYKPEKITPGQYVDFDFKIYNKIVEVFFPKIEFGSNTSIKGSIVADEGDFKLAFNSPKINANGNIFDNIQVEIDNKNPLYNTYVEVENIESNIYDVNNFSLINTKINDTLFFRTEFKGGKEFNDEYNLNFYHTFNNAQESVIGLKRSQFGFKGRDWVINEDNNSSNKVSFSKTLDTINISQVVMNYQEEQIRLEGTLIDSTYKDIDLEFEKVTLEKIIPDIDSLKLNGMVDGYLNILQRDNSYTPSSNVKISNFMVNELPLGNLFLSILGNDNLTQFGVNAKIINNDVESLNILGDINASGKQPQLDLRATLENLNLKALSPLGGDVISDMRGFASGGFKITGAADNPDMAGELQITDGGLKIPYLNVDLDFDKIANVNLEGRSFEFQEVGLIDTNFKTNATLNGSITYDHFEDWYLDLYLDTNDEKFLVLNTKGEEESLYYGTGFISGDAQIYGLTNKIINIEVNAKTEEGTNFVIPVSDITDVGDTSFINFINKNQSKDEIARKKLAEVKGVEMQFDLDVTPDAQIEIVVDQKTRSTLKGTGAGNLLIEINTNGKFKMYGDFITYTGEYLFKYGGFINKRFVVEPGGTITWEGDPLEDVDMNIAAKYSLYANPAVLLDNSQYTRKIETDVIITLQGQLLKPSLDYEINFPSTNAVINQELQYHLDDNAKRELQAFSLLSQGVFLNELSINQTAVTGNLVQTASSLFNQVLNSGDGKFDVGVSYEIGERNPDLDFVTEDRLGVTVSTQISDRILINGKIGVPVGGVSETVVAGDVEIQVLLNEEGSLTARIFNRENEIQQFFAQQQGYTQGVGISYQVEFDTFRELIKKIIEGDPKKDRSKVPQKSTDDDKDSMGNGLVNFKTVKRKESS from the coding sequence TTGGTTCTTATACTATTGTTGGTATTGTCCAGTATTTTTCTATCGCTTCCTTTCGTTCAAACCTCTATTGCCAAAAGGGCAACCAATTATTTAAATGAAACGTTTAATACTCATATTTTTATAGATGAAGTTCATTTCTTACCACTTTTTGGCGATGTGAGTTTAAAAGGCATTTATATTGAAGACTACAAGCAAGACACCTTGGCTTACATCAATCGTTTAAACACTTCGCTCTTGAGTCTCCGGAATGTGGTAAAAGGAGATTTGGAGTTTGGAGAGATTCGGGCAGATGAGTTGTTACTCAATCTTAAAATCCATAAAGGGGAGGATAATACCAATTTAAACGTTTTTGTGGATAAACTGGATAAAGGGGAAGGCGATCCCAATAATCCGTTTTTAATGACCTCCTCCCATATTTCAGTAAATAAAAGTGAGTTTAGACTTATTGATGAAAACAAGGAAACACCTTTAATTGTTGGTTTGGAAGAATTGCATATAGAGGCCGATTATTTTAAAATTTTTGGTCCGAAGGTGGATGTCGGGATCGATCAATTAGACTTTACCACCAAAAAAGGAGTCATTGTAAATCGCTTGCAAACGGAATTTTCTTACACCAAAACCGAAATGCGACTCGATACACTTTCTATAGAAACGCCAGAATCCCTTATTAAGGGGGATATTGTTTTTAATTATGAGGTGGAAGATTTTAAGGATTTTTTGAACAAAGTTAAAGTAAGTGGAAACTTTACCGAATCGACGGTGGCCTTAGATGAAATAAACTTGTATTTTAATGAATTTGGAAAGGGAAGAAAGGTGGAGCTTTCCTCTAGTTTTGAAGGGGTTTTAAATGAATTGAAGACCAATAACCTTAAAATGGACTCCCAATACACCGCTATTGATGGTGATTTTGTGTTCAATAACCTCTTTGAAAAGGCCAAACCTTTTAGTATCGACGCACATCTGCGCAATGTTTCTTCCAATTACTACCAGCTCACCAATTTACTGCCCGGTATTTTGGGCAACGCGCTTCCGTCTTCGTTTAACAAATTAGGGCAGTTATCTGTTTTTGGGGACATGCGTATCACCGAGCAATCCATATATGCCAAGGTTAATTTAATTTCAGATATAGGTAAGGGTTTTTCCGATCTTACCTTAACCAATATAGACAATATAGACAATGCCAATTACAAAGGTTTTCTTTCCCTTCAAGATTTTGATATGGGAATTTTTCTAGAGGATGAAAGTCTAGGCGAAACCAGTCTCGATTTAAATGTAGATGGGCAAAGTTTTAAACAGGAGACCCTTAATACGGAAATCATCGGAGAGATTTTCAGTGTAAATTATAATGGGTACGAATACAAGAATTTAAATGTTTCCGGAATTCTTAAAGATCAACTTTTTGATGGTTCAGTAACTTCCAGGGACAAAAATTTTGATGTCGCTTTTAAGGGATTGGCGGATCTTTCTGGAGATACCAACGAATTTAAGTTTGTGGCTTCGGTAAACCACATCGACCTGAACCGATTGAACTTTGTGGAAAGGGACAGTATATCGGTTTTTAAAGGGAACATTACGGCCGATATGACCGGTAATTCCATTTATGACCTGGTTGGGGAGGTTAGTTTTAACAAGACAAACTATACCAACCAAAACGATAGTTATTATTTTGACGATTTTAATGTTACTTCTGAATTTAAAGCGGAAGAGCGTATAATTACCGTGAATTCCCCTGATATTATTACAGGATCTTTAAGAGGAAATTATTTAGTAAAGGAATTGCCGAAGCTCATTAAAAATTCGGTGGGTAGTATCTATACCAATTACAAGCCGGAAAAAATTACCCCTGGGCAGTATGTAGATTTCGATTTTAAAATTTACAATAAAATAGTCGAGGTATTTTTTCCGAAGATAGAATTTGGGAGTAATACCAGTATTAAAGGAAGTATCGTAGCAGACGAAGGGGATTTTAAATTGGCCTTCAATTCCCCTAAGATTAATGCAAATGGCAATATATTCGATAATATTCAGGTAGAAATAGACAATAAAAATCCGCTTTACAACACTTATGTAGAAGTGGAAAATATAGAATCCAATATCTATGATGTCAATAACTTCAGCTTAATTAATACCAAAATAAACGACACCTTATTTTTTAGAACTGAATTTAAAGGAGGAAAGGAATTTAATGATGAATACAACCTTAATTTCTACCATACCTTCAACAATGCGCAAGAGTCGGTAATCGGTTTAAAACGTTCTCAATTTGGTTTTAAAGGGCGTGATTGGGTTATTAATGAAGACAACAACTCCAGTAATAAAGTAAGTTTTAGTAAAACGCTCGATACCATTAATATTAGCCAAGTTGTAATGAATTATCAAGAGGAGCAAATCCGGTTGGAAGGAACGCTAATTGATAGTACCTACAAAGACATTGATTTGGAATTCGAGAAAGTTACGTTGGAAAAAATCATCCCCGATATAGATAGTTTAAAACTCAACGGAATGGTGGATGGATATTTGAACATCTTACAACGGGACAATAGTTATACACCATCCTCCAACGTTAAGATTTCCAATTTTATGGTTAACGAGTTGCCGCTTGGAAATTTATTTCTTTCCATTTTAGGGAACGATAACCTTACGCAGTTTGGAGTGAACGCAAAGATTATAAACAACGATGTAGAATCATTAAATATTCTGGGGGATATCAATGCTTCCGGGAAACAGCCGCAGCTGGATTTAAGGGCAACATTGGAAAATCTCAATTTAAAAGCTTTGAGTCCGCTTGGAGGGGATGTAATAAGCGATATGCGCGGATTTGCTTCCGGAGGATTTAAAATTACAGGAGCCGCCGATAATCCAGACATGGCAGGCGAACTGCAAATTACCGATGGTGGGTTAAAAATACCCTATCTGAACGTAGATTTAGACTTCGATAAAATTGCCAATGTAAACTTGGAAGGCCGTTCTTTCGAATTTCAGGAAGTGGGATTAATAGATACCAACTTTAAAACCAATGCTACGCTCAACGGTTCTATAACCTACGATCATTTTGAAGATTGGTATTTAGATCTTTATTTGGATACAAATGACGAAAAGTTTTTGGTGCTGAATACGAAGGGGGAAGAAGAATCCCTGTATTATGGAACCGGATTTATAAGCGGGGATGCTCAAATTTATGGGCTCACCAATAAAATAATCAATATTGAAGTAAACGCAAAAACAGAAGAAGGCACCAATTTTGTTATTCCTGTAAGCGATATTACCGATGTAGGGGATACTTCTTTCATAAATTTCATCAATAAGAATCAGTCCAAAGATGAAATTGCGCGCAAAAAATTAGCTGAAGTCAAAGGGGTGGAAATGCAATTCGATTTAGATGTAACACCAGATGCTCAAATAGAAATTGTGGTAGATCAAAAAACAAGGAGTACTCTTAAAGGAACAGGTGCTGGAAACCTTCTAATTGAAATTAACACCAATGGGAAGTTTAAAATGTATGGTGACTTTATTACCTATACGGGGGAATACTTATTTAAATATGGAGGCTTTATAAACAAACGTTTTGTGGTAGAACCTGGAGGAACGATTACTTGGGAAGGTGACCCTCTGGAAGATGTGGATATGAACATTGCTGCTAAATACTCTTTGTACGCGAACCCTGCTGTGTTGCTCGATAATTCGCAATACACCCGTAAAATTGAGACCGATGTAATAATAACCCTGCAAGGCCAATTATTAAAGCCGTCTTTGGATTACGAGATTAATTTCCCTTCGACAAATGCTGTTATTAACCAAGAACTGCAATATCACCTAGACGATAATGCCAAGCGGGAGTTACAGGCATTTTCCCTATTGTCGCAAGGAGTGTTTTTAAACGAGCTTAGCATCAATCAAACTGCTGTAACGGGGAACTTGGTACAAACGGCTTCGAGTTTATTCAATCAAGTGCTCAATTCTGGAGACGGTAAGTTCGATGTGGGTGTTTCTTATGAAATAGGGGAACGTAATCCAGATTTAGATTTTGTTACCGAAGATAGGTTAGGGGTAACGGTTTCCACGCAAATAAGCGATCGCATACTCATCAACGGAAAAATTGGGGTTCCGGTAGGGGGCGTTTCCGAAACCGTCGTGGCGGGAGATGTGGAAATTCAGGTTTTATTGAATGAAGAAGGAAGTCTAACGGCACGTATTTTTAATCGAGAAAACGAAATTCAGCAATTCTTCGCCCAACAACAAGGATATACCCAAGGGGTAGGTATTTCTTATCAAGTAGAGTTTGATACATTCAGGGAATTGATTAAGAAAATCATAGAGGGGGACCCTAAAAAAGATAGGAGCAAAGTGCCTCAAAAAAGTACAGATGATGACAAGGATTCCATGGGTAACGGTTTGGTGAATTTCAAAACGGTAAAACGTAAGGAATCCAGTTAA